The bacterium genome has a window encoding:
- the def gene encoding peptide deformylase: MPILQLTLNPEPILRKTIAEVSDISDSEVQRLIPDMRVTMVAAQGIGLAANQVGQDLRIFTIDKTLAKKAGISDVFINPVIEHISEKISSMEEGCLSVPGKFSQVRRPAEITVSALDEKGTRFSIKASGLLARVLQHEIDHLNGVLFIDKI; this comes from the coding sequence ATGCCCATCCTTCAACTCACACTTAACCCCGAGCCGATACTTCGCAAAACCATCGCAGAAGTTTCGGATATTTCCGATTCGGAAGTACAGCGCCTCATTCCCGACATGCGCGTCACTATGGTGGCCGCGCAAGGCATCGGGCTTGCGGCAAATCAGGTCGGGCAGGACCTGCGCATCTTCACTATCGACAAAACACTAGCTAAAAAAGCCGGCATTTCCGACGTATTCATCAACCCGGTCATTGAACACATATCAGAAAAAATATCCTCAATGGAAGAGGGATGTCTTTCCGTCCCGGGAAAATTTTCTCAAGTAAGGCGTCCTGCAGAAATAACGGTAAGCGCGCTCGACGAAAAAGGCACACGCTTTAGCATAAAAGCCTCCGGGCTTCTTGCCCGCGTACTGCAGCACGAGATAGATCACTTAAACGGCGTGCTGTTCATCGATAAAATTTAG
- the fmt gene encoding methionyl-tRNA formyltransferase: MLKLSNEVKNIFSGLRLVYFGTGTFALPALKALLEAGIKPIVVVTSPDMKVGRDQILTPSPIKAFAVNKNLPLLQPIKLDEEFLGTFKKLQPDIVVLTDYGKIIPQKVLGVPVHGFLNIHPSLLPKYRGASPVENVILNGEIQTGVSIIVVDALLDHGPIVSKRKTKIKETDTAQTLRERLSRVGAELLIKSLPRYLTSKNNPKEQSHDDASFTTQLSREDGKISFAEDAETIERKVRAFTPWPGAYAIWKTADGEKRLKILKASVGQGIASEELSDAVEPPYGLVVKHGPEIGILTSKRILVLHNLQLEGKSPMNAKDFLNGYSQIIGNVLI, translated from the coding sequence ATGCTCAAACTTTCTAATGAAGTAAAAAATATCTTCTCTGGGCTGCGCCTTGTGTATTTTGGCACGGGAACGTTTGCTCTGCCTGCCCTGAAGGCTTTATTGGAAGCGGGCATAAAACCCATCGTTGTCGTTACTTCTCCCGACATGAAAGTTGGACGCGATCAAATACTTACCCCTTCGCCAATCAAGGCATTCGCCGTAAATAAAAATCTTCCTTTGCTTCAACCGATAAAACTTGACGAGGAATTTCTTGGAACATTTAAAAAATTACAGCCGGACATTGTGGTACTCACCGATTATGGAAAGATCATCCCACAAAAGGTTCTCGGGGTCCCCGTTCATGGTTTTCTTAACATTCACCCTTCTCTTCTGCCCAAATACCGCGGCGCCTCTCCCGTTGAAAACGTTATTCTGAACGGCGAGATCCAAACCGGCGTCAGCATTATCGTCGTTGATGCCCTGCTGGACCATGGCCCCATCGTTTCAAAACGCAAAACCAAAATTAAAGAGACCGACACCGCGCAAACCCTCCGCGAGCGTCTTTCACGCGTCGGCGCCGAGTTGCTTATAAAAAGCCTTCCTCGCTATCTGACGAGTAAAAACAATCCCAAAGAACAATCTCACGATGATGCTTCGTTCACAACCCAACTTAGCCGCGAAGACGGAAAAATATCATTTGCAGAGGACGCAGAAACGATAGAAAGAAAAGTAAGGGCGTTCACACCATGGCCGGGGGCATACGCAATATGGAAAACAGCAGACGGAGAAAAACGATTGAAAATTCTAAAGGCTTCCGTGGGCCAAGGCATTGCTTCCGAGGAACTTTCGGATGCCGTAGAACCTCCATACGGCCTTGTCGTTAAGCACGGCCCGGAGATAGGCATCCTTACCAGCAAAAGAATTCTGGTGCTCCACAATCTGCAACTTGAAGGGAAAAGTCCAATGAACGCCAAAGACTTTTTGAACGGCTACTCCCAAATCATTGGAAACGTTTTGATCTGA